A section of the Metabacillus endolithicus genome encodes:
- a CDS encoding YppG family protein, whose product MQQQYPYFNRRSRRRESEYFQTFPPYGQQMSGYQNPYNSNPYSNQSANPYFQGYQPGFQQSYQQPYGGGYGGSMNGGGYMSNPYPTPYPKPMPHFKQQQPSGFQNILSQFKKNDGQLDFNKMMDTAGQMMNAVNQMGGFLKG is encoded by the coding sequence ATGCAACAACAATATCCATATTTCAATAGGAGATCTCGGAGGAGAGAAAGTGAGTATTTTCAAACGTTTCCACCATATGGACAGCAAATGTCTGGTTACCAAAATCCATATAACAGTAATCCATATTCAAATCAGTCAGCAAATCCTTACTTTCAAGGATATCAACCAGGCTTTCAGCAATCTTACCAACAACCCTATGGAGGTGGTTACGGAGGAAGCATGAATGGCGGCGGATATATGAGTAATCCATATCCAACTCCGTATCCCAAACCAATGCCACATTTTAAACAGCAGCAACCATCAGGTTTTCAAAATATTCTTTCACAATTCAAAAAAAATGACGGACAATTAGACTTTAACAAAATGATGGATACAGCTGGACAAATGATGAACGCTGTCAATCAAATGGGGGGCTTTTTAAAGGGGTAA
- a CDS encoding DUF1798 family protein: MELLLISSQQLLQHLEECKKRFEQLNEKPEKTEEYFYDDVKPNFELVMNKANEWKPLAVKWVSEYKPKYIHLTQIDSAMENIEQVVLQSFYKDVNKQRFHNLHHSVEYILNGMIEQMDRMDASK; encoded by the coding sequence TTGGAACTACTATTAATATCCTCTCAACAACTTCTTCAGCATTTAGAGGAATGCAAAAAGCGATTTGAACAATTAAACGAAAAACCTGAAAAAACAGAAGAATATTTTTATGACGATGTTAAACCAAATTTTGAACTGGTTATGAATAAAGCAAATGAATGGAAGCCTTTGGCCGTCAAGTGGGTCTCAGAATATAAACCTAAGTATATTCATCTTACTCAAATTGACTCAGCAATGGAGAATATTGAACAAGTTGTTCTTCAATCATTTTACAAAGACGTTAATAAGCAGCGTTTTCATAACCTTCATCATTCTGTTGAATATATTTTAAACGGAATGATCGAGCAAATGGATAGAATGGACGCCTCCAAATAG
- a CDS encoding spore protein — protein sequence MAKKPKDKQQTAEEKANIPSDKKLDGPNRPST from the coding sequence ATGGCTAAAAAACCAAAAGATAAACAACAAACTGCTGAAGAAAAAGCAAACATTCCTAGTGATAAAAAACTTGATGGACCGAATCGCCCTTCAACTTAA
- a CDS encoding DUF2515 domain-containing protein: MFNKSRTNKNNMDLDDQKLVSEILQITKTKNIDNISRTKAYEEFYFKHPEIKWSFLASMVSRNAGWSMTDLQGRWFRKALNQEKRSLLFMTYERANWTIFYDAFPQLLIYQLSKKLNKPLFHLLSYFQVSKFMEKEWWLFWEKRQKDRLMTALIINEQNVIHHPVIMNETYRRLVFKSASYKFQDLFHFSTVIFPTLHGKLFGFSVYNFEKLTNRVELGKRLGWLLFDSGMYQHFETFARTVPHTGSRYDYEKYFADKRKRETPLLRTAYPIIPHTLDGLRKDWFHGQNTKHLFKKRKIPKNYEITDWFKHKQDQLHLFTVLQEYWRNG, translated from the coding sequence ATGTTTAATAAGTCTAGAACAAATAAGAATAATATGGATCTTGATGACCAAAAATTAGTTTCAGAAATTTTACAAATAACAAAAACAAAAAATATTGATAATATTTCCAGAACCAAAGCGTATGAAGAATTTTATTTTAAACATCCTGAGATAAAGTGGTCGTTTTTAGCTAGCATGGTTTCAAGAAATGCAGGTTGGAGTATGACAGACCTGCAGGGTAGATGGTTTCGGAAAGCGTTAAATCAAGAAAAAAGAAGCCTGCTCTTTATGACATATGAAAGAGCAAATTGGACAATATTTTATGATGCTTTTCCTCAATTACTTATTTACCAATTATCAAAGAAATTAAACAAACCACTTTTTCACCTTTTATCATATTTTCAGGTTTCGAAGTTTATGGAAAAAGAATGGTGGCTTTTTTGGGAAAAGCGTCAAAAAGATCGATTAATGACTGCTTTAATCATTAATGAACAAAACGTTATTCATCATCCCGTTATTATGAACGAAACATACAGACGTCTAGTTTTTAAATCGGCCTCCTATAAATTTCAGGATCTTTTTCATTTTAGTACAGTTATTTTCCCAACTTTACACGGTAAGTTATTTGGATTTTCAGTTTACAACTTTGAAAAGCTAACAAACCGAGTTGAATTAGGAAAACGTTTAGGATGGCTTTTATTTGATTCGGGAATGTATCAACATTTTGAAACCTTTGCTAGAACAGTTCCACACACAGGATCCAGATATGATTATGAAAAGTACTTTGCTGATAAAAGAAAACGTGAAACACCTTTATTACGAACAGCTTATCCAATTATCCCTCATACATTAGACGGATTAAGAAAAGATTGGTTTCATGGTCAAAATACAAAACATTTGTTTAAGAAAAGAAAAATACCAAAAAACTATGAAATAACAGATTGGTTTAAGCATAAACAGGATCAACTTCACCTATTTACGGTTTTGCAGGAATATTGGAGAAATGGATGA
- the recU gene encoding Holliday junction resolvase RecU — protein sequence MFRYPNGKPYQPKNTPKKKQQPSIVYSNRGMTLEEDLNETNKYYLENQLAVIHKKPTPVQIVNVDYPRRSAAVIKEAYFKQSSTTDYNGIYRGKYIDFEAKETKNKTSFPLQNFHSHQIEHMKSVINQNGICFVILSAFNDFYYLDATHLLVFWERQENGGRKSITMEEIKEKGHIIPIGYQARIDYLKIIDKLYF from the coding sequence ATTTTTCGTTATCCTAACGGAAAGCCCTATCAGCCTAAGAATACACCTAAGAAAAAGCAGCAGCCTTCTATTGTATATAGCAACAGAGGTATGACTCTTGAAGAAGACCTAAATGAAACAAATAAATACTATTTAGAAAACCAGTTAGCTGTCATACATAAAAAACCAACACCTGTTCAGATTGTAAACGTAGATTATCCACGACGAAGTGCAGCTGTTATAAAAGAAGCGTACTTTAAACAAAGCTCAACAACTGACTATAACGGAATTTATAGAGGCAAATATATAGATTTTGAAGCGAAGGAAACGAAGAACAAAACATCTTTTCCATTACAGAATTTTCATTCTCATCAAATTGAACATATGAAAAGTGTAATAAACCAAAATGGAATTTGTTTTGTCATTTTATCCGCTTTTAATGATTTTTATTACCTTGATGCAACACATTTGTTGGTTTTTTGGGAGCGACAGGAAAATGGTGGTCGAAAGTCAATCACTATGGAGGAAATTAAAGAAAAAGGTCATATTATTCCTATTGGATATCAAGCAAGGATTGACTATCTTAAGATTATAGATAAACTATATTTTTAA
- a CDS encoding penicillin-binding protein 1A, whose product MVAGGITFAVIVSDAPPLDDKKLKDSFSSKIYDMNGEEITEFGQVKRTYVPYDDIPKVLENAVLATEDARFYEHSGVDFIRIGGAFVANVQEGFGAEGGSTITQQVIKNSLLTRDKTVTRKVQELWLAFQLEQKYSKQEILEMYLNKIYFPGNIYGVAQAAESFYGKALSELELHEAAMIAGIPQSPNNYNPRTNPEKAEKRRNIVLTLMAKHGFITEAEAEEAKQVPVQSTVIEPTEKANPYHAFVEEVIEEVKEKTDLDAGSAGLEIYTTLDPKAQDAVENVLNGDVMNFPDDELQAGITLLDTQTGEIRAIGGGRNQPVGGYNYATDTRRQPGSTIKPVLDYGPVIEHDKWSTFHQIVDEPYTYSDGTKINNWDRSYKGKMSIRQALADSRNIPALKALQEVGLDKAKEFAQGLGIPLDEIYEPYAIGGFRDGVSPLQMAGAFSAFGNNGIYIEPHAVKKIVLSDGTEISLEPEPEAAMSDYTAFMVTDMMKSVVEYGTGKSVQISGVNIAGKTGTTNFSEDDKSKYNVPSGAAKDAWFVGYNPNYTAAVWTGYNISADSEKVYLDSSDQKLARAMFREVFLEVAKGDTSDFEQPNSVVRLAVEKGSDEVLASDYTPSNQIAYEYFVKGFEPKKVSKKYEKLDKPSDLNINYDQVTNSISINWGYNEDALDGLSFEVRQSIDGGAYEVVSQSASTSYQIADVTPGSTYAFQVIAVSGNNRSDAAATQLQVPEPDVDVPELPGDDEEGQNEDDQEDEDSGEGNGNGNGNGEQNGNGNGNGNGNGNDSGNEDESEDGTEQDIEGEQTDPDVETTVPPTENTGQ is encoded by the coding sequence ATGGTTGCAGGAGGTATTACTTTTGCAGTCATTGTATCTGATGCTCCTCCACTTGATGATAAAAAATTAAAAGATTCATTTTCATCCAAAATATATGATATGAATGGTGAGGAAATAACCGAGTTTGGTCAAGTAAAAAGAACTTATGTTCCATACGATGATATACCTAAAGTACTTGAAAATGCCGTTTTAGCAACTGAGGATGCACGTTTTTATGAGCACAGTGGTGTTGATTTTATTCGTATAGGTGGCGCATTTGTTGCAAACGTTCAAGAAGGCTTTGGTGCCGAGGGTGGTAGTACAATTACCCAACAAGTAATCAAAAACTCTTTATTAACGAGAGATAAAACCGTGACTCGTAAAGTACAAGAATTATGGCTAGCGTTTCAATTAGAGCAAAAATATTCTAAACAAGAAATTCTTGAAATGTATCTTAACAAAATATACTTTCCTGGTAATATATACGGCGTAGCTCAAGCAGCTGAATCATTCTACGGAAAAGCATTAAGTGAGTTAGAGCTTCATGAAGCTGCGATGATTGCTGGGATTCCACAGAGTCCAAATAACTATAATCCGAGAACAAATCCGGAAAAAGCTGAAAAACGACGTAATATTGTTTTAACCTTAATGGCTAAACATGGATTTATTACAGAAGCTGAGGCTGAAGAAGCGAAGCAGGTTCCTGTCCAATCCACTGTGATTGAACCTACAGAAAAAGCAAATCCTTACCACGCCTTTGTAGAAGAAGTCATTGAAGAAGTAAAAGAAAAAACAGATCTTGATGCTGGTTCTGCAGGATTGGAAATCTATACAACTCTTGATCCAAAAGCACAAGATGCGGTAGAAAATGTTTTAAACGGCGATGTTATGAACTTCCCTGATGATGAACTTCAAGCTGGAATCACTCTTCTAGATACGCAAACAGGAGAAATTCGTGCAATTGGGGGCGGACGCAATCAACCAGTTGGTGGCTATAATTATGCTACAGATACTAGACGTCAGCCTGGTTCTACAATTAAGCCTGTACTAGATTATGGACCAGTTATAGAGCATGATAAATGGTCTACTTTCCATCAAATCGTCGATGAACCATACACTTATAGTGATGGAACAAAAATTAATAACTGGGATCGCTCTTACAAAGGAAAGATGTCAATCCGTCAAGCACTAGCCGATTCAAGAAATATCCCAGCTTTAAAAGCATTACAAGAAGTTGGGTTAGATAAAGCGAAGGAATTTGCACAAGGCCTTGGCATTCCACTTGATGAGATTTATGAGCCTTATGCAATTGGAGGATTCAGAGATGGAGTCTCCCCTCTTCAAATGGCAGGTGCTTTTAGTGCCTTTGGGAATAATGGAATTTATATTGAACCGCACGCTGTTAAGAAAATTGTTTTAAGTGATGGAACTGAAATCAGCTTAGAACCTGAGCCTGAGGCAGCAATGAGTGATTATACAGCATTTATGGTTACAGATATGATGAAGTCTGTTGTTGAATATGGAACTGGTAAGTCTGTTCAAATATCTGGAGTCAACATTGCTGGAAAAACAGGTACAACTAATTTTAGTGAAGATGATAAGTCAAAATATAATGTGCCTTCTGGTGCAGCAAAGGATGCTTGGTTTGTAGGTTATAATCCTAATTACACAGCAGCGGTTTGGACCGGATACAATATATCCGCAGATAGCGAAAAGGTTTATTTAGATTCTAGTGATCAAAAATTAGCAAGAGCTATGTTTAGAGAGGTCTTTTTAGAAGTTGCTAAAGGTGATACTTCTGATTTTGAACAACCTAACAGCGTTGTTCGATTAGCAGTTGAAAAAGGCTCAGATGAAGTACTAGCAAGTGATTATACCCCTTCTAATCAGATTGCTTATGAATATTTCGTTAAAGGTTTCGAACCTAAAAAAGTCTCTAAAAAATACGAAAAACTCGATAAGCCTTCAGATTTAAACATTAACTATGACCAGGTAACAAATTCTATAAGCATAAACTGGGGTTATAATGAAGATGCATTAGATGGATTATCTTTTGAAGTAAGACAGTCTATTGACGGCGGAGCATATGAAGTCGTCAGTCAATCAGCATCTACTTCATATCAGATAGCAGATGTTACACCAGGATCTACTTACGCTTTCCAAGTAATTGCTGTTAGTGGCAATAATCGAAGTGATGCAGCTGCCACTCAACTACAGGTACCAGAACCTGATGTTGACGTACCTGAACTTCCAGGAGATGACGAAGAAGGTCAAAATGAGGATGATCAAGAAGATGAAGATTCTGGAGAAGGTAATGGGAATGGTAATGGCAACGGGGAGCAAAACGGTAATGGAAATGGAAATGGTAACGGAAATGGTAATGATAGCGGAAACGAAGATGAAAGTGAGGATGGTACTGAACAGGATATAGAAGGCGAACAAACTGATCCTGATGTAGAAACTACTGTACCTCCTACTGAAAACACTGGACAATAA
- a CDS encoding YpoC family protein has protein sequence MQNKLYKIPDIFRGTPFFQNQTHFCVLHNEVNEILLKEPFYFDMLAIQQAQEVENLPWNHPKECVPVLFNVWKQLMLKAKEGFMKRDKSDLQKKSLLKCLSLYIVCLHWMNKRSVQAIKVYAMSINKMLLKPVNCEERLQFIIDNPYQYHAFVQLEQLFAELEKSFYKALAMNKL, from the coding sequence ATGCAAAATAAACTGTACAAGATACCTGATATCTTTAGAGGTACACCTTTTTTTCAAAACCAAACACATTTTTGTGTACTACACAATGAAGTTAATGAAATTTTGTTAAAAGAACCTTTTTATTTTGACATGCTTGCCATACAACAAGCACAAGAAGTAGAGAATTTGCCCTGGAATCATCCGAAAGAATGTGTTCCGGTTTTGTTTAATGTTTGGAAACAACTGATGTTAAAGGCTAAGGAAGGATTTATGAAACGAGATAAAAGTGATTTGCAAAAGAAATCACTTTTAAAATGTCTATCACTTTATATTGTTTGTTTACATTGGATGAACAAAAGATCAGTTCAAGCAATTAAGGTCTATGCGATGAGTATAAATAAGATGCTATTAAAACCGGTAAATTGTGAGGAGAGACTCCAATTTATAATCGATAACCCATATCAATATCATGCTTTTGTTCAGTTAGAGCAACTTTTTGCGGAACTGGAAAAATCATTTTACAAGGCTCTTGCAATGAATAAACTGTAG
- the nth gene encoding endonuclease III, which translates to MLTKVQIRECLDTMTEMFPDAHCELIHDNPFELVIAVALSAQCTDALVNKVTKNLFQKYKKPEDYLAVSLEELQSDIRSIGLYRNKAKNIRKLCETLLEHYNGEVPNDHTELTKLAGVGRKTANVVMSVAFGVPAIAVDTHVERVSKRLGICRWKDSVLEVEKTLMRKVPKEEWSDTHHRLIFFGRYHCKAQSPQCEICPLLHLCREGQKRMKKGKAAHAK; encoded by the coding sequence ATGTTAACAAAAGTTCAAATTCGCGAGTGTCTAGATACGATGACAGAGATGTTTCCAGACGCTCATTGTGAACTAATTCATGACAATCCCTTTGAATTAGTCATAGCTGTGGCATTATCTGCTCAATGCACTGATGCTTTAGTAAATAAAGTAACAAAAAATTTATTTCAAAAATATAAAAAACCTGAAGATTACCTTGCTGTCTCACTAGAAGAATTACAGTCAGACATCAGGTCAATTGGATTATATCGAAATAAAGCGAAGAACATTCGTAAACTTTGTGAAACTTTACTCGAACATTATAATGGAGAAGTGCCAAATGATCACACAGAGTTAACAAAGTTAGCTGGAGTTGGAAGAAAAACAGCAAATGTTGTAATGTCAGTTGCATTTGGTGTACCTGCAATTGCTGTTGATACTCATGTAGAAAGGGTAAGTAAACGCCTGGGTATTTGCAGATGGAAGGATTCAGTATTAGAAGTAGAGAAGACTTTGATGAGAAAAGTTCCAAAAGAAGAATGGTCAGATACACATCATCGTTTAATTTTCTTCGGAAGGTACCATTGTAAGGCTCAATCTCCACAATGTGAAATTTGTCCACTGCTTCATTTATGTAGAGAAGGGCAAAAAAGAATGAAAAAAGGAAAAGCTGCACATGCAAAATAA
- a CDS encoding DnaD domain-containing protein has protein sequence MNKEQFIFLQEAGHVSIPVMLFNYYAKLGLNELEFMLILQVKKYKENGNQFPTPTELSQHMSISTSECTSILRTLIQKGFLMIEESEQDTILFEYYSLKPLWDKLYTYLINESQKKTQEQSQKEDESLYTIFENEFGRPLSPFECETLAIWIDQDDYDPVIIKAALRESVMSGKLNFRYIDRILFEWKKNGIRTIEQARNYAKKFRQNQGTTSKTQSNPENYERKVPFYNWLES, from the coding sequence ATGAATAAAGAACAATTCATCTTTCTCCAAGAAGCAGGACATGTTTCCATTCCGGTTATGCTTTTTAATTATTATGCAAAATTAGGCTTAAATGAACTTGAATTTATGCTCATTCTTCAAGTGAAAAAATATAAGGAGAACGGAAACCAATTTCCTACTCCAACTGAACTATCTCAGCATATGTCAATTTCAACATCTGAATGTACGTCTATTTTAAGAACTTTAATTCAAAAAGGGTTTTTAATGATTGAAGAGAGTGAACAAGACACAATTTTATTTGAATATTACTCACTTAAACCACTATGGGATAAGTTATACACATATTTAATTAATGAAAGTCAGAAAAAAACTCAGGAACAAAGCCAAAAAGAGGATGAGAGTTTATATACAATTTTCGAAAATGAATTCGGAAGACCACTATCACCATTTGAGTGTGAAACTCTAGCTATTTGGATTGATCAAGACGATTATGATCCTGTTATTATTAAAGCGGCATTAAGAGAATCTGTTATGTCAGGAAAATTGAACTTTAGATACATTGATCGGATTCTTTTTGAGTGGAAAAAGAACGGAATTCGTACAATTGAGCAAGCACGAAACTATGCTAAAAAGTTCCGTCAAAATCAGGGCACTACATCCAAAACTCAAAGTAATCCAGAGAATTATGAAAGAAAAGTTCCCTTTTATAACTGGCTTGAGAGCTAA
- the asnS gene encoding asparagine--tRNA ligase produces the protein MKTTIAEVGKYVGQEVTIGAWLSNKRSSGKIAFLQLRDGTGFIQGVVVKAEVAEEVFQNAKSITQETSLYVSGIVKVDERSPFGYELGVTNIRVISESVDYPITPKEHGTEFLMDHRHLWLRSKRQHAVMKIRNEIIRSTYEFFNKEGFVKVDPPILTGSAPEGTSELFHTKYFDEDAYLSQSGQLYMEAAAMALGKVFSFGPTFRAEKSKTRRHLIEFWMIEPEMAFYEFEDNLQVQEAYVSYITQSVLENCSLELNTLGRDTSKLEKIKAPFPRITYDDAIKFLQEKGFTDIKWGDDFGAPHETAIAESFDKPVFITHYPTSLKPFYMQPDPNREEVVLCADLIAPEGYGEIIGGSERIHDERLLKQRIEEHQLDEQAYEWYLQLRKYGSVPHSGFGLGLERTVAWLSGVEHVRETIPFPRLLNRLYP, from the coding sequence GTGAAAACAACAATTGCAGAAGTTGGAAAATATGTTGGACAAGAAGTAACAATAGGAGCATGGCTTTCAAATAAACGCTCAAGTGGCAAAATTGCTTTTCTTCAATTAAGAGATGGTACAGGCTTTATTCAAGGAGTTGTAGTAAAGGCTGAGGTTGCAGAAGAGGTTTTCCAAAATGCAAAGTCTATTACTCAAGAAACATCTCTTTATGTATCTGGAATCGTTAAGGTAGATGAACGTTCTCCCTTTGGTTATGAATTAGGGGTTACAAATATTCGCGTTATTTCTGAATCTGTTGATTATCCTATAACACCAAAAGAACATGGAACAGAATTTCTAATGGATCACCGCCATTTATGGCTTCGTTCTAAACGTCAGCATGCAGTAATGAAAATTAGAAACGAAATCATTAGATCAACATATGAATTTTTTAATAAAGAAGGTTTTGTTAAAGTTGATCCTCCAATTTTAACCGGAAGTGCACCGGAAGGAACATCTGAATTATTTCATACAAAATACTTTGATGAGGATGCCTATTTATCTCAAAGTGGCCAATTATACATGGAAGCAGCAGCAATGGCGTTAGGAAAGGTATTTTCGTTTGGTCCTACTTTCCGAGCAGAAAAATCAAAAACACGCCGCCATCTTATAGAATTTTGGATGATTGAGCCTGAAATGGCTTTTTATGAATTTGAAGATAATCTTCAAGTACAAGAAGCATATGTATCATATATTACCCAAAGTGTCTTAGAAAATTGTTCACTTGAACTAAATACATTAGGTAGAGATACATCTAAATTAGAAAAAATAAAGGCACCTTTCCCAAGAATTACGTATGATGATGCAATTAAGTTTCTTCAAGAAAAAGGATTTACAGATATTAAATGGGGAGACGATTTTGGTGCTCCACATGAAACAGCAATCGCAGAGAGCTTTGATAAACCTGTATTTATTACACATTATCCAACAAGCTTAAAACCTTTTTATATGCAACCGGATCCTAACCGTGAAGAGGTTGTGCTGTGTGCAGATTTAATTGCACCTGAAGGCTATGGAGAAATCATTGGTGGCTCTGAGCGTATTCATGATGAGCGATTGCTTAAACAACGTATAGAAGAGCATCAATTAGACGAACAAGCTTATGAATGGTATCTACAGCTTAGAAAGTATGGTTCTGTACCACATTCTGGATTTGGCTTAGGTCTTGAGAGAACAGTGGCATGGTTAAGTGGGGTTGAACATGTTCGTGAAACAATTCCATTCCCTCGTTTATTAAACAGACTTTACCCATAA
- a CDS encoding DUF5590 domain-containing protein, which produces MGRKTWTFIAVFSIIFIAAVWIFTATYQAAREQYTNGHEQSKKIAMESANLSTITEITTFNSDNQYHVLTGEKTNNEGVYVWVYKKDKEDKMLVKKQSSGITKNEALKKVNNEYSFQ; this is translated from the coding sequence ATGGGTAGAAAAACTTGGACATTCATTGCTGTATTCTCAATAATTTTTATTGCAGCTGTATGGATTTTTACAGCAACATATCAGGCTGCAAGAGAACAATACACGAATGGTCATGAGCAATCGAAAAAAATAGCTATGGAATCAGCAAATCTTTCGACTATAACGGAAATTACGACTTTTAATAGTGATAATCAATATCATGTATTAACAGGCGAAAAAACAAATAATGAGGGTGTATACGTCTGGGTGTACAAAAAGGATAAAGAAGATAAAATGTTAGTGAAAAAACAGTCTTCTGGTATAACAAAGAATGAAGCACTTAAAAAGGTTAATAATGAATACAGTTTCCAGTAG
- a CDS encoding YpmA family protein, with amino-acid sequence MESKIEIVSTVTVDHSDDLYKVVDLLNRTLKRDDLMFGLALDQEDKSKAVFTIYRT; translated from the coding sequence ATGGAAAGTAAAATTGAAATTGTATCAACTGTAACTGTAGATCATTCTGATGATTTATATAAAGTCGTTGACTTACTGAACAGAACATTAAAAAGAGATGATTTAATGTTTGGTCTTGCTCTTGATCAGGAAGATAAATCAAAAGCAGTATTTACTATATACCGTACTTAG